The DNA window GCTCCATCTCCGAGGCCATATGCACCATCTCGTCGAGCGAGGGCGTGATCAGCCCCGACAGGCCGATGATGTCGACCTCGTGCTCCTTCGCGGCGGCGATGATCTTCTCGGGCGGGACCATCACCCCCAGATCGACGATCTCGTAATTGTTGCAGGCCAGAACGACGCCGACGATGTTCTTGCCGATGTCATGGACGTCGCCCTTGACGGTGGCCATCAGGACCTTGCCCGCAGCCTCGCGGCGGCCATCCTTCTCGGCCTCCATATGGGGCAGCAGCACGGCCACGGCCTGCTTCATCACGCGCGCCGATTTCACCACCTGCGGCAGGAACATCTTGCCCGCGCCGAAGAGGTCTCCGACCACGTTCATCCCCGCCATCAGCGGGCCCTCGATGACATGCAGTGGTCGCTCGGCGGCCAGCCGGGCTTCCTCGGTATCGGCCTCGATGAATTCGGTGATGCCGTTGACCAGCGCATGTTCCAGCCGTTTCCCGACCGGCAGCTCGCGCCAGGACATGTCCTTCTCGCGGGTCTTGCCGCCGCCCTGCCCGCGATATTTCTCGGCCAGCTCCAGCATCCGCTCGGTGGCATTGGCGTTGCGGTTCAGAACCACATCCTCGCAGGCCTCGCGCAGCTCGGGGTCGATCTGGTCATAGACTGCCAGCTGCCCGGCATTGACGATGCCCATATCCATGCCGGCCTGGATGGCGTGGTACAGGAAGACCGCATGCATCGCCTCGCGCACCGGCTCGTTGCCGCGGAAGCTGAAGGACAGGTTCGAGACACCGCCCGAGACATGGACATGCGGGCAATCGGCCGTGATCCGGCGGGTGGCCTCGATGAAATCGACGCCGTAATTGTCATGCTCCTCGATGCCGGTCGCGACGGCGAAGACATTGGGGTCGAAGATGATGTCCTCGGGCGGGAAGCCGACCTCCTCGGTCAGAAGCTTGTAGGCACGCCGGCAGATCTCGACCTTGCGGTCCTCGGTATCGGCCTGGCCCTGCTCGTCGAAGGCCATCACGATCACCGCCGCGCCATAGGCCCGGCACAGCCGCGCATGATGCAGGAAGGCCTCCTCGCCCTCCTTCATCGAGATCGAGTTGACCACGGGCTTGCCCTGCACGCATTTCAGGCCGGCCTCGATCACCTCCCATTTCGAGCTGTCGATCATCACCGGAACGCGGGCGATATCGGGCTCGGCGGCGACGAGGTTCAGGAAATCGATCATCGCCTGTTTCGAATCGATCAGCCCCTCATCCATGTTCACGTCGATGATCTGGGCGCCGTTCTCGACCTGATCGCGCGCCACATCCAGGGCGGTCGCGTAATCCTGCTCCTTGATCAGCTTGCGGAAGCGGGCCGAGCCGGTGACGTTCGTCCGCTCGCCCACATTCACGAAGGGGATATCGTCGGTCAGGGTGAAGGGCTCGAGCCCCGACAGCCGCAAATGACGCGCGGGCCTGGGCAGGCTGCGGGGGGCATGCCCCTTCACCGCCTGTGCCACGGCCGCGATATGATCGTAGGTCGAGCCGCAGCAGCCGCCGACCACGTTGACCAGCCCGTCCTCTGCGAAGCCCGCGACCAGCGCCGCCATCTCGTCCGGGGTCTGGTCGTATTCGCCCATCTCGTTGGGAAGCCCCGCATTGGGATAGGCACAGATCAGGGTATCGGCCACGGCCGAAAGCTCGGCCAGATGCGGGCGCATCGCATCGGCCCCCAGCGCGCAGTTCAGCCCGATGGTCAGCGGGTTCGCGTGACGGACCGAATGCCAGAAGGCCGTGGGCGTCTGCCCCGAGAGCGTGCGCCCCGACAGGTCGGTGATGGTGCCCGAGATCATCACCGGCAGGCGCAGGCCGGTCTCGGTGAACACCTCCTCGCAGGCGAAGATCGCGGCCTTGGCGTTCAACGTGTCGAAGATCGTCTCGATCAGCACCAGATCGGTGCCGCCCGCGATCAGCCCGCGCAGCTGCTGGGCATAGGCGATCCGCAGATCGTCGAAGCTGACGGCCCGGTATCCGGGGTCGTTCACATCGGGGCTGATCGAGGCGGTGCGGTTGGTCGGCCCCAGCGCGCCCGCGACGAAGCGGTGCCGCCCGTCCTCGGCCTCGGCCCGGTCCATGGCCTTGCGCGCCAGCCGCGCGCCCGCCTCGTTCAGCGCGAAGACCTTGTCTTCCAGACCGTAATCGGCCTGGGCGATGGTGGTCGAGGAAAAGGTGTTGGTCTCGACCAGATCCGCGCCCGCGAGGGCATAGCGGTAATGGATCTCCTCGATCACATCCGGATTGGTGAGATTGAGGAGGTCGTTATTGCCCTTCTGCGGCTTGTCGCCATGCAGATGGCATCCGCAACCCGCCCCATGGCCGGTGAAATCCTCCTCGCTCAGGCCGAGCTTCTGGATCTGCGTGCCCATCGCCCCGTCAAGGACCAGAACCCGGTCACGCGCAGCCGCACGAAGGGTGTCGAAGACGGGCGAGAGGGCGAGGCGGGCGGGGCGGGGTACGGTATGGGTCATGGGCGGCAGGTAGCGCCTTCTGCGAGACAAGTCCAATTCATGTTTGTCACCATTGTTATGAGTCTGCCTCACATTCCTATGGCGTTGCCCGACCGCGCCCATCCCCGGGCGGGTGCAGGAAAAATCCGACCCGGATCATGCCCCCTGCACCGGAAGCGTATCGGGGCGCCCGGCCGGTCAGAAAGAACCCGCGGCAGGCCGCGGTGGACCCGGTCGGCCCCCTCCCTCCTCTCGCGGTCCGTGGTCCCGACGACGCAACAGCGCGCAGGAACCCGACTTGCCCCGGGCACATGGCAAGTCGACGCCCGCAATCCATTCCGACCGGGCTGCATCGGGTTGGCCCGTTCAACAGCCCGCAAGAAAGGCAGCTCCCCCGGGGCGGAGTGTGTCGCGGATCATGCGCAAAGGCTTCGGAATGGCCGCTGCAACGCGGGCGGGTCACCGGCCAGACGGGCAACCGAAGACGACGGGGCGTTTCGCGGCACTGATCGACGAACGCCGACCAGCCCTGCCCGCAGGATGGCCCGGGTCGGGGACATCCGGCGGCGGGCCCGATGTTCCGAAAGCGGCCCGGCGCCCTTCCCGGCCCGAACCGCCCGGCCCGGCAGGTCACATTGCGGGGATCAGAGCCGGGAGGCGCCGTCCCGGGGGGTCAGCTTCGTCTGCCGCGCGCCCCGCCGCGCCGCCGCGCCCGCGGCCCCGTCTCCAGCCCTGCCCGGAGCACAGCCGTCATCGGGTGATCGGGCGCGGCGGCTGCATGTTCGGCCAGCAGCCGCCGCAGCGCGCGCTGGGGGTCGACGCCCTCGGGCAACCCGATCGCCCAGTCGAGAAAGATCGACCGGCATTCGGGCGCACCGATGCCCTCGATCCGGTAGGATTCGCGGATTACGCCACGCGGGTCCGCCAGCTCAATCCGCATCCGCCTTCTCCTCCTCGGCCGGGCTGCGCGCAATCACCGCCTCGATGGCCTTGGCCGCCGCCGCCCGCTGAATCTCCAGCAGGTCCTGAAGCGAGGCCACATCCGCCGCACCGGTGCCGCGCAGCAGGAAGGCCTGCCCGCTTTCGCCAAGCCGCGCCGGGTCGAGCGGCGAGTCCGAGATCAGCTTGGCCGCGCCCTGGATCCGGCGCTGCAGCCGGTAGGACGCGCCCAGCGCCGCAGCCTCGTCCTGCCGCAACCAGCCCGCATCGACCCCGGCCGCCATCTGCTCGGCAACCGCGGTCGCGGGGCTGGCCGCGATCAGCGCCGCGGCCGTCGCGATCAGTTCGATATCCTGCCCCCTGCCCGGCCCCTGCTTGCCGTCCCAGGTCGATTTCGCGGGCTTGGCCCCGGCCAACCGCCGCCGCATGTCGACAATGCCCGCAACCGTGCGCGCCACATCCGCCTTGTCGGCAAACAGTGCGCGCCGGAACGCCTCGACCTCGGCGCCCAGCGCCGCCTCGCCCGCGACCGGACGCGCCCGGGTCAGCGCCAGATGCTCCCAGGTCCAGGCTTCGTCGCGCTGATAGTTCCGGAAGCTCTGCAGAGAGGTCGCGACCGGCCCCTGATTGCCCGAGGGCCTAAGCCGCATGTCGACCTCGTAAAGCCGGCCCTCGGCCATCGGCGCGGTCAGCGCCGTCACCAGCGCCTGGGTGAGCTTGGCGTAATAGGCGCGTGAGGCCAGCGGCCGGCGACCGTCCGAGGCCTCGACCCCGTCGGCATCGTAGATCACGATCAGGTCGAGATCCGAGCGCGCGCTCAGCGCCCCGGCCCCGAGCGAGCCCATGCCCAGCACCACGGCGCCCTTGCCGGGCGGCGCGCCATGCTTGGCCGCGAATTGCGCCACGACGCGGGGCCAGAGTGCTGCCAGCACCGCCTCGGCCAGATCGGCATATTCCGCGCCTGCGGTCTTGGCATCGATCAGCCCGCGCAGGAAATGCACCCCGATCCGGAAATGCCATTCGCGTGCCCAGGCCCGCGCGGCGTCGAGCTGGGCCTCGTAATCGCCGAGCGCCCCGAGCCGGTCGTCCAGCGCATCCGTCAGCGCCGCCCGCCCCGGCCAGTCCTCGAAGAAGCTGCCGCCGATCACCGCGTCGAGCACCCGGGCATTGCGCGAGAGATACTGCGCCAGTTCGGGCGAGACGCTGGTGATGTCGATCAGCAGGTCGATCAGATGCGGATTGGCCTCGAACAGCGAGAAAAGCTGCACCCCGGCGGGCAGACCGGCCAGGAAGCCGTCGAAGGCCGCGAAGGCCTCGTCGGGGCGCGGCGCCTTGGTCAGCCGCGAGAAGAGATCGGGCTTGAGCCGGTTGAAGATCTCCTGCGCGCGGGTCGTGCGCAGGCAGGGATAGCGCGGCCAGCGCTCGACGATCTCGGCCGCGGTCTTCGGGATCTCGGGCAGGTCCTCGGCGGGCTTGCCGGGGGCGAAGAAGCCTTCGGTCAGCCCCGCCACCCGGCGCAGCCGCGCGGCCAGCGCGTCGCGCCAGGGACCGGCCTCGGGCGCCCCGCAGAAATGCGCGATCCGGACGATGCCTTCGGCCGAATTGGGCAGAAGATGGGTCTGGGCGTCATTGACCATCTGCAGCCGGTGCTCGACCTCGCGATGGGCCTGGTAATCGGCGGTCAGGGTCTCGGCCACCTCATCGGGCACCCAGCCCTTGGCCGCCAGCCGCGTCAGCCCCTCGACCGTGCCCCGCACCCGCAGCTCGGGGTCGCGGCCGCCCGCGATGATCTGCCGGGTCTGGGTGAAGAACTCGATCTCGCGGATGCCGCCCTGCCCCAGTTTCATGTCATGGCCTTCCAGCACCAGCCCGCCATGCAGACCCTTGTGGCTGCGAATTCTCAGCCGCATGTCATGGGCGTCCTGGATCGCCGCGAAATCGAGATGCTTGCGCCAGACGAAGGGCCGCAGCCGGTCGAGATAGGCCCAGCCCGCCTCGATGTCGCCCGCGCAGGGCCGCGCCTTGATATGGGCCGCGCGCTCCCAGGTCCGCCCGAGGCTTTCGTAATAGCGCTCGGCCGCCTCCATCGACATGCAGACCGGCGTGACCGAGGCATCGGGCCTGAGCCTCAGATCGGTGCGGAAGACATAGCCCTCGCCGGTGGCCTCGGACAGGATCGCGGTCATCCGCCGGGTGATCTTGACGAAGGCGCTGCGGGCCTCGTGGAAATCGGCCGGGTCGAACCGGTCCTGGTCGAACAGGCAGATCAGGTCGATATCCGAGGAATAGTTCAGCTCATGCGCGCCCTGCTTGCCCATGGCCAGCGCCACCATGCCGCCCGCGGTGTCGGCATCGGCCTCGCTCAGACCCGGCAGCCTGCCCCGCGCGATCTCGGCCGCGACCAGGCGCCGGATCGTCACATCGACGCAGAGATCGGCGAAATCGGTCAGCGCGCCGGTCACCGCCTCGAGCGGCCAAAGCCCGCCCAGATCGGCCAGCGCGATCAGGAGCGCGGCGCGCCGCTTGGCCTGACGCAGCCCGGGCTTGAG is part of the Rhodovulum sp. MB263 genome and encodes:
- a CDS encoding glutamine-synthetase adenylyltransferase, translating into MSFASRLTRAPLAHEPDRAAEAADRFAAQPPEIRALLEGTAGCSPYLWGLMTREADWLEDLLAGAPEPVFAALMDEVRGLSLEALKPGLRQAKRRAALLIALADLGGLWPLEAVTGALTDFADLCVDVTIRRLVAAEIARGRLPGLSEADADTAGGMVALAMGKQGAHELNYSSDIDLICLFDQDRFDPADFHEARSAFVKITRRMTAILSEATGEGYVFRTDLRLRPDASVTPVCMSMEAAERYYESLGRTWERAAHIKARPCAGDIEAGWAYLDRLRPFVWRKHLDFAAIQDAHDMRLRIRSHKGLHGGLVLEGHDMKLGQGGIREIEFFTQTRQIIAGGRDPELRVRGTVEGLTRLAAKGWVPDEVAETLTADYQAHREVEHRLQMVNDAQTHLLPNSAEGIVRIAHFCGAPEAGPWRDALAARLRRVAGLTEGFFAPGKPAEDLPEIPKTAAEIVERWPRYPCLRTTRAQEIFNRLKPDLFSRLTKAPRPDEAFAAFDGFLAGLPAGVQLFSLFEANPHLIDLLIDITSVSPELAQYLSRNARVLDAVIGGSFFEDWPGRAALTDALDDRLGALGDYEAQLDAARAWAREWHFRIGVHFLRGLIDAKTAGAEYADLAEAVLAALWPRVVAQFAAKHGAPPGKGAVVLGMGSLGAGALSARSDLDLIVIYDADGVEASDGRRPLASRAYYAKLTQALVTALTAPMAEGRLYEVDMRLRPSGNQGPVATSLQSFRNYQRDEAWTWEHLALTRARPVAGEAALGAEVEAFRRALFADKADVARTVAGIVDMRRRLAGAKPAKSTWDGKQGPGRGQDIELIATAAALIAASPATAVAEQMAAGVDAGWLRQDEAAALGASYRLQRRIQGAAKLISDSPLDPARLGESGQAFLLRGTGAADVASLQDLLEIQRAAAAKAIEAVIARSPAEEEKADAD
- the metH gene encoding methionine synthase codes for the protein MTHTVPRPARLALSPVFDTLRAAARDRVLVLDGAMGTQIQKLGLSEEDFTGHGAGCGCHLHGDKPQKGNNDLLNLTNPDVIEEIHYRYALAGADLVETNTFSSTTIAQADYGLEDKVFALNEAGARLARKAMDRAEAEDGRHRFVAGALGPTNRTASISPDVNDPGYRAVSFDDLRIAYAQQLRGLIAGGTDLVLIETIFDTLNAKAAIFACEEVFTETGLRLPVMISGTITDLSGRTLSGQTPTAFWHSVRHANPLTIGLNCALGADAMRPHLAELSAVADTLICAYPNAGLPNEMGEYDQTPDEMAALVAGFAEDGLVNVVGGCCGSTYDHIAAVAQAVKGHAPRSLPRPARHLRLSGLEPFTLTDDIPFVNVGERTNVTGSARFRKLIKEQDYATALDVARDQVENGAQIIDVNMDEGLIDSKQAMIDFLNLVAAEPDIARVPVMIDSSKWEVIEAGLKCVQGKPVVNSISMKEGEEAFLHHARLCRAYGAAVIVMAFDEQGQADTEDRKVEICRRAYKLLTEEVGFPPEDIIFDPNVFAVATGIEEHDNYGVDFIEATRRITADCPHVHVSGGVSNLSFSFRGNEPVREAMHAVFLYHAIQAGMDMGIVNAGQLAVYDQIDPELREACEDVVLNRNANATERMLELAEKYRGQGGGKTREKDMSWRELPVGKRLEHALVNGITEFIEADTEEARLAAERPLHVIEGPLMAGMNVVGDLFGAGKMFLPQVVKSARVMKQAVAVLLPHMEAEKDGRREAAGKVLMATVKGDVHDIGKNIVGVVLACNNYEIVDLGVMVPPEKIIAAAKEHEVDIIGLSGLITPSLDEMVHMASEMERQGFDIPLLIGGATTSKVHTAVKIAPHYSRGQAVYVTDASRAVGVVSSLLSDNQRAGYVEGIREEYREIAEKHARGEAAKKRLPLAAARANPVPIDWTAHAPVRPSFLGTRVYDRWDLSDLAAHIDWTPFFHAWDMRGVFPRILEDEKKGEAARTLYDDARRMLDRIVQGAWFAPKGVVGFWPANAVGDDVRLYTGEDRTGTLATFHTLRQQTAKRPGVANAALSDFVAPEGVAPDYLGGFAVTAGPEEVAIAERMAAEHDDYSAIMVKALADRIAEAFAERMHSEVRRTLWGYAPDEAFSPEELIAEPYKGIRPAPGYPAQPDHTEKVTLFRLLDAERAVGIRLTESMAMWPGSSVSGLYFAHPDSYYFGIGKVEADQVADYAARKGIALSEAERHLAPVLNYTPGRGGDAAAA